In Populus alba chromosome 1, ASM523922v2, whole genome shotgun sequence, a single window of DNA contains:
- the LOC118042389 gene encoding uncharacterized protein produces MCSFNSRLHRSANNIATPIAKINGRPVLQPKSNQVPSLERRNSLKKNSAAKSPAQEPAAVQPVPLMQPAGDAAGTKTKQPSGLSPPISPKLKSPLPPAVKRGNDPDGLNTSAERVWTARSTTKVTASLVKKSTKSSTVGVPHSVDPFSMKHSSLLVESPGSIAAARREHVAVMQEQRKMRIAHYGRTKSAKYQGKVVPADSPATNTISREEKRCSFITPNSDPIYVAYHDEEWGVPVHDDKLLFELLVLTGAQVGSDWTSVLKKREAFREAFSGFDAEVVAKFTEKKIASISAEYGIDTSQVRGVVDNSNKILEVKREFGSFDKYLWGYVNHKPIFTQYKSCQKIPVKTSKSETISKDMVKRGFRFVGPTVIHSFMQAGGLRNDHLITCPRHLQYIALASQHPSALAPPP; encoded by the exons ATGTGTTCCTTTAACTCTAGGCTGCACCGAAGTGCTAATAATATTGCTACTCCTATTGCCAAGATTAATGGCCGCCCGGTCCTTCAGCCAAAATCCAATCAAGTTCCTAGCTTGGAAAGACGCAATTCACTTAAAAAGAACTCAGCTGCAAAGTCTCCTGCTCAGGAACCAGCTGCAGTACAACCTGTACCATTAATGCAACCAGCTGGTGATGCCGCAGGTACTAAAACTAAGCAGCCTTCAGGACTGTCCCCCCCTATCTCTCCCAAATTAAAATCACCTTTACCTCCAGCAGTTAAGAGAGGAAATGATCCTGACGGGTTAAATACTAGTGCTGAAAGGGTTTGGACAGCACGTAGCACAACAAAAGTGACAGCTAGTTTGGTAAAGAAGTCGACGAAATCTAGCACTGTAGGAGTTCCACATTCTGTCGACCCTTTTTCTATGAAACACTCCTCTTTGTTAGTTGAGTCTCCAGGCAGCATAGCGGCTGCTAGGAGGGAACATGTTGCTGTTAtgcaagaacaaagaaaaatgcgAATTGCTCATTATGGGAGAACAAAGTCTGCTAAGTATCAAGGGAAAGTTGTTCCTGCAGATTCTCCGGCTACAAATACCATCTCTCGAGAGGAAAAGAGATGTAGTTTTATCACTCCTAATTCAG ATCCTATCTATGTTGCTTACCATGATGAAGAATGGGGCGTTCCTGTCCATGATGATAA GTTGCTGTTTGAATTGCTAGTTCTGACTGGTGCACAAGTTGGATCAGATTGGACTTCAGTCTTGAAGAAAAGAGAGGCATTCAG GGAGGCCTTTTCAGGGTTTGATGCAGAAGTTGTTGCCAAATTCACTGAAAAGAAAATAGCATCAATCAGTGCTGAGTATGGCATCGACACAAGCCAAGTTCGAGGAGTGGTAGACAACTCTAATAAGATTCTGGAG gtTAAAAGGGAATTTGGGTCATTTGACAAGTACTTGTGGGGATATGTTAATCACAAACCTATCTTCACCCAATACAAATCATGCCAAAAGATCCCTGTGAAGACCTCAAAATCAGAAACCATAAGCAAAGACATGGTGAAGAGAGGGTTTAGATTTGTTGGTCCAACTGTCATCCATTCATTCATGCAAGCAGGCGGACTCCGTAATGACCACTTGATCACCTGTCCAAGGCACCTTCAATACATAGCCTTGGCATCTCAACATCCCAGCGCTCTAGCCCCACCTCCGTAG